The Desulfovibrionales bacterium genome has a window encoding:
- a CDS encoding RsbRD N-terminal domain-containing protein, with amino-acid sequence MSSPQQVQAITLEGLLSQKKSAIVRKWFDAILETYPADTAKFLKSQKNQFANPVGAMISEGIDGLFEELLNGVNPEKVSPFLDKVIRIRAVQDLTPTQAVAFVFVLKRLIREELGSDIQKHQLSGELLFIESRIDDLALLSFDIYMKCREQVYEIRATEWKNRLFRLLQKTNMIGEIPEEQPDPKDTNIDSLNEVR; translated from the coding sequence ATGTCTTCGCCCCAACAAGTTCAAGCTATAACCTTGGAAGGTCTCTTATCACAAAAGAAATCCGCTATTGTGAGAAAGTGGTTCGACGCGATCCTGGAGACCTACCCGGCTGACACGGCCAAGTTCTTGAAGTCACAAAAGAACCAGTTCGCTAATCCTGTAGGCGCTATGATCTCTGAAGGGATAGACGGCCTGTTCGAAGAGCTTCTCAATGGGGTGAATCCTGAGAAAGTTTCTCCCTTTCTCGACAAGGTTATTCGAATCAGGGCGGTTCAGGACCTTACTCCCACACAGGCTGTCGCCTTTGTCTTCGTGCTCAAGAGACTGATTCGGGAAGAGCTGGGGTCTGATATCCAAAAGCACCAGCTTTCTGGCGAGCTGTTGTTTATCGAGTCCAGAATAGATGACCTGGCCCTCCTCTCTTTTGACATCTATATGAAATGCCGTGAGCAGGTCTATGAAATCAGGGCAACTGAGTGGAAAAACAGGCTCTTTAGATTGTTGCAAAAAACAAATATGATAGGCGAGATCCCGGAGGAACAGCCGGATCCCAAAGATACTAATATTGATAGCCTAAACGAAGTGAGGTAA
- the dsrJ gene encoding sulfate reduction electron transfer complex DsrMKJOP subunit DsrJ, which translates to MYDGGKIITGLVVFVGLVTFPLWSNVGKAAKKPDPKIDTPVIQQLAEKKCIEPKAVMQAEHMKILNDWRDSVVRDGSRLYVSSSGKTFNMSLQNECMNCHSNKKQFCDECHNYTDVTPYCWTCHIEPKEKEKVAWASIEENS; encoded by the coding sequence ATGTATGACGGAGGCAAGATCATAACCGGACTGGTCGTTTTCGTTGGCCTGGTAACCTTCCCGCTTTGGAGCAATGTGGGCAAGGCCGCTAAGAAGCCAGACCCCAAAATTGACACCCCTGTAATCCAGCAGTTGGCGGAGAAGAAGTGTATAGAACCTAAGGCCGTTATGCAGGCCGAGCATATGAAGATCCTTAACGACTGGCGTGATTCCGTGGTCCGTGATGGTAGCAGGTTGTATGTGAGCAGCAGCGGTAAGACGTTTAATATGAGCCTTCAGAACGAATGCATGAACTGCCATTCGAATAAAAAGCAGTTCTGTGACGAATGTCATAATTACACGGACGTAACACCGTACTGCTGGACTTGCCATATCGAACCGAAAGAGAAGGAGAAGGTGGCATGGGCATCAATAGAAGAGAATTCCTAA
- the nrfD gene encoding polysulfide reductase NrfD, with the protein MLEKALYGSKGYYVWILLLLGLIGLGSIAYYTQLTQGLKITGMSRDVSWGFYIAQFTYLVGVAASAVMLVLPYYFHHYKAFSKMIILGEFMAISAVSMCMLFIVVDLGQPQRLLNVILHPTPNSILFWDMVVLNGYLFLNIIIGWTTLQAERKGVAPASWIKPLVYLSVIWAFSIHTVTAFLYAGIPGRHYWLTAIMAARFLASAFCSGPAILLLLSLLLRRLTKYDPGKEAIQSLAKIITYAMCVNVFFFGLELFTAFYSNIPGHMHSFEYLFHGLEGHNLLVPFMWAAVVMAFGSLVLLIPPAFRNNENILIPALLMLVGASWIDKGLALLVAGFVPNMFERVTEYAPTIPELAVSMMVYATGALILTVLWKVAVSVKKEIA; encoded by the coding sequence ATGCTTGAGAAGGCACTATACGGAAGTAAAGGCTATTATGTATGGATATTGTTGCTGCTTGGTCTCATTGGGTTGGGCTCTATTGCCTACTACACACAGCTCACGCAGGGGCTGAAGATAACCGGTATGAGCCGGGATGTCTCGTGGGGTTTTTATATCGCCCAGTTTACCTATCTGGTTGGCGTGGCCGCCTCGGCAGTGATGTTGGTTTTGCCTTACTACTTCCATCACTACAAGGCGTTTAGCAAGATGATTATTTTAGGCGAGTTTATGGCCATTTCCGCGGTGAGCATGTGTATGCTTTTCATCGTCGTGGACCTTGGCCAGCCGCAGCGTCTTTTGAATGTCATCCTGCACCCCACACCCAATTCAATCCTGTTCTGGGATATGGTTGTTTTGAATGGGTATCTCTTTCTGAATATCATCATAGGTTGGACTACACTCCAGGCGGAACGCAAAGGCGTAGCGCCGGCCTCGTGGATAAAGCCCCTTGTGTATCTTTCTGTAATCTGGGCCTTCAGCATCCACACCGTGACGGCCTTCCTCTACGCCGGTATCCCAGGCAGACACTACTGGCTTACCGCTATTATGGCTGCACGGTTCCTGGCCTCGGCGTTTTGTTCCGGGCCTGCGATACTTCTTCTGCTGTCCCTGCTGCTGAGAAGGTTGACAAAGTACGATCCCGGGAAAGAGGCGATCCAATCATTGGCAAAGATTATCACCTATGCCATGTGTGTTAACGTCTTCTTTTTTGGACTTGAACTATTCACTGCCTTCTACAGCAATATCCCGGGGCATATGCATTCATTTGAATACCTTTTCCACGGCCTGGAAGGGCACAATCTCTTGGTCCCCTTTATGTGGGCTGCTGTAGTGATGGCCTTTGGTTCCTTGGTCTTACTGATTCCGCCTGCCTTCCGGAACAACGAGAATATATTGATCCCGGCTCTTCTTATGCTGGTTGGCGCGAGCTGGATTGACAAAGGACTGGCCTTGCTGGTGGCCGGGTTTGTTCCGAATATGTTTGAAAGGGTGACAGAGTATGCACCGACGATCCCGGAACTGGCGGTTTCTATGATGGTGTATGCGACCGGCGCGCTGATATTAACTGTTCTCTGGAAGGTGGCTGTCTCGGTCAAGAAAGAGATAGCTTAG
- a CDS encoding 4Fe-4S dicluster domain-containing protein, with amino-acid sequence MGINRREFLKIVGISAVAGLGGTSAVELLRRAPVEASQVSPNPKALTAKRWAMVIDTRKLTEADCKRMIEACHRIHNVPDIGTKQDVKWIWTEEYEHAFPDDMNKFVSDEVKHKPFLLLCNHCDEPACVRVCPTKATYKRADGIVMMDMHRCIGCRFCMAACPFGARSFNFGDPRPYIKEESRKYPTRMRGVVEKCTFCTERLEEGLMPACVEVSNGGLIFGDLDDPNSEVRQVLRSNYSIRRKPNLGTQPCVYYIV; translated from the coding sequence ATGGGCATCAATAGAAGAGAATTCCTAAAGATAGTCGGAATCTCCGCTGTAGCCGGGCTTGGGGGCACGTCCGCTGTTGAGTTGCTTCGAAGGGCTCCGGTGGAGGCTTCGCAGGTTTCACCCAATCCAAAGGCGTTAACGGCGAAGAGATGGGCCATGGTCATTGATACGCGGAAGCTTACGGAGGCCGATTGCAAGAGGATGATTGAGGCCTGCCATCGCATTCACAATGTCCCGGACATCGGAACGAAACAAGATGTGAAATGGATCTGGACCGAGGAATATGAACACGCCTTCCCGGATGATATGAACAAATTTGTTTCGGATGAGGTTAAGCATAAGCCGTTTCTGTTGCTCTGCAACCACTGCGATGAGCCGGCCTGTGTGCGGGTATGCCCCACCAAGGCCACATATAAGAGGGCAGACGGTATCGTCATGATGGATATGCACCGATGTATAGGGTGCCGTTTCTGTATGGCCGCCTGTCCCTTTGGCGCCAGGAGCTTTAACTTCGGAGACCCACGGCCGTATATCAAAGAGGAAAGTCGAAAATATCCGACGCGGATGCGTGGAGTTGTGGAAAAGTGTACCTTCTGCACGGAGAGATTGGAAGAAGGGCTGATGCCGGCCTGTGTGGAAGTCTCCAATGGGGGGCTGATCTTTGGCGATCTGGATGACCCGAACTCAGAGGTCAGGCAGGTGCTTCGTTCAAATTACAGCATCCGGCGTAAACCAAACCTAGGTACGCAACCTTGCGTTTATTACATAGTATGA
- a CDS encoding aminodeoxychorismate/anthranilate synthase component II → MKLVLIDNYDSFTYNLVQLFSQFPVEIVVWRNDVISLSDIEKATPDGVIISPGPKTPTESGICKDLVRRFKDTCPILGVCLGMQIINEVFGGQTILSPRPVHGEKDRIFHNGEGIFAALPNPFWAARYHSLTIRKGSDDIRVTAWNEENLIMGVEHRYFPVFGVQFHPESFMTEHGHKMAGNFVRLVKQSHA, encoded by the coding sequence GTGAAACTGGTCCTTATCGATAATTACGACTCCTTCACTTACAACTTAGTCCAGCTCTTCAGCCAATTCCCGGTAGAGATTGTCGTGTGGCGCAATGATGTCATAAGCCTATCCGACATCGAGAAGGCAACCCCAGACGGCGTTATTATCTCTCCAGGGCCAAAGACCCCGACTGAATCCGGGATCTGCAAGGATTTGGTCCGGCGATTTAAAGATACTTGCCCTATCTTGGGTGTCTGCCTGGGTATGCAGATTATAAATGAGGTCTTTGGAGGTCAGACAATTCTATCGCCTCGCCCGGTACATGGAGAAAAGGACAGAATTTTTCACAATGGAGAAGGCATCTTTGCTGCTCTGCCTAATCCCTTTTGGGCGGCACGCTACCATTCGCTAACAATCAGAAAGGGATCAGATGACATACGGGTAACCGCCTGGAATGAGGAAAACCTGATCATGGGTGTTGAGCATCGATATTTTCCTGTCTTTGGAGTCCAATTTCATCCGGAATCTTTTATGACAGAGCATGGCCATAAAATGGCCGGGAATTTTGTGCGGTTAGTTAAACAATCACATGCGTAA
- the dsrM gene encoding sulfate reduction electron transfer complex DsrMKJOP subunit DsrM: MRLLLPLIAVLALTLIAYAGVSGAGMNYLFGVFIPYAAFLIFLIGFIRRVVQWGRSPVPFRIPATCGQQKSQTWVKRNRFDNPFTTGEVIIRMLLEVFLFRSLFRNTKVDLREGPILRYGSAKWLWLGALAFHYSFLTILVRHLRFFTEPIPFFVKWAETLDGILQVGVPTLYQTDMVILAAVAYLFLRRVFVPQLRYISLANDYFPLFLILAIAVSGILMRYFFKTNVVGVKELTMGLVTFSPKIPEGIGVIFYIHLFLVSILFAYFPFSKLMHMGGVFLSPTRNLANNNRAVRHINPWNYPVKVHTYEEYEDEFREKMKEAGLPVEKE, translated from the coding sequence ATGAGACTTTTGCTTCCCCTCATCGCAGTCCTGGCGCTCACCTTAATTGCTTACGCGGGAGTGAGTGGCGCTGGAATGAACTACCTTTTCGGTGTTTTTATCCCCTATGCCGCCTTTCTTATATTTCTGATAGGGTTCATTCGTCGCGTTGTGCAGTGGGGACGTTCGCCGGTTCCATTTCGGATACCCGCCACCTGCGGCCAGCAAAAAAGTCAGACATGGGTCAAACGGAATAGGTTCGATAACCCGTTTACTACCGGTGAAGTTATCATAAGGATGTTGTTGGAGGTCTTTCTCTTCCGTTCACTGTTCAGAAACACAAAGGTTGATTTGAGAGAAGGGCCGATACTCCGATACGGTTCGGCGAAGTGGCTCTGGCTGGGCGCTTTAGCCTTTCATTACTCCTTCCTGACTATTTTAGTTAGACACCTTAGATTTTTTACTGAGCCGATACCTTTCTTCGTAAAATGGGCTGAGACGCTGGACGGAATTTTACAGGTAGGTGTTCCTACGCTCTATCAGACGGATATGGTCATTTTGGCGGCCGTGGCGTACCTTTTCTTGAGAAGGGTCTTTGTCCCCCAGCTACGGTACATCTCGCTGGCGAATGACTACTTTCCGCTCTTTTTGATTCTGGCCATAGCTGTGAGCGGCATCCTGATGCGTTATTTCTTCAAGACAAATGTCGTGGGCGTGAAAGAGCTGACCATGGGCTTGGTCACTTTCAGCCCCAAGATCCCGGAGGGGATCGGGGTTATTTTTTACATCCACCTATTTCTGGTCAGCATCCTGTTTGCTTATTTCCCCTTCAGCAAACTCATGCACATGGGCGGGGTCTTCCTCAGCCCTACCAGAAATCTGGCTAACAACAACCGGGCCGTAAGACACATCAATCCCTGGAATTACCCGGTCAAGGTTCATACCTACGAAGAATATGAAGACGAATTCAGAGAAAAGATGAAAGAAGCTGGATTACCAGTGGAAAAGGAGTAA
- a CDS encoding UvrD-helicase domain-containing protein — MIGKTDMEFIADLHIHSYLSRATARNLNLENLHLWAQLKGITVVGTGDFTHPQWFSEIREKLEPAEPGLLKLKRELASKAEEQVPSTCKMPVRFLLSVEISNIYKKNGKVRKVHNIVFSPDLSVAEKINARLARIGNIRSDGRPILGLDSKALLETVLDISEDAFVIPAHIWTPWFSALGSKSGFDSLEECFEELTPHIFAAETGLSSDPAMNWRVSKLDGVTLVSNSDAHSPANLGREANLFDTGLSYFAMRDALKTGDPGRFLGTIEFFPEEGKYHFDGHRKCATRLSPRETMGCKGLCPVCGKPVTIGVMYRVEELADRNAGQKPEKTHPFTSLIPLTDILSEVLRCGPKSKKVQTSYHQLLRTLGPELDILRKCPLSDIESEGSPTLAEAIRKMRGREVHIDPGYDGEYGKVRLFTDEELTRLSRQQSLFQAPGETPMSQKEVRDNDKYFLSEPPPPPLPSLPPTQENVLFSTQDTSRTEGPFLNILNSIQREAVRHAGRPLLIVAGPGTGKTRTITHRIAYLLSHHIAQPEQILAVTFTNKAAEEMRDRLTSLIKDSNVLKELTIKTFHALCLDILRRDGGPVGVNKPFTILTGADQDYLIKGLLPSDCSLRKVGEAISKAKQNLLSPGDDWEDIAVDIPRDLFGRIYEAYQRALDEAHLLDFEDLIFKVVRLLEGHEATRAKYQKRFRFISVDEYQDINYAQYRLIRLMAPSTHDLCVIGDPDQAIYGFRGSSVRYFHKFQEDYPTAKFLRLEQNYRSTETILRASRQVIGGGDVREGLWSGIQGTRWLTIAQLPTEKAEAEFVVKSIETEVRGISHFSMESRKIDTSEEGGERSFSDFAVLYRINEQGKALEEAFIRSGIPFQRVGKEKIVDRKGTAQLLFCLRTLEPFGCGLDRLEFFNRKRIQGLKDGLNPLEITLKGKTVREKLKRIYEDVDLFRNLSKEAEFQEDICYLLSFSERFGDNVSDFLTQLALQGEADLYDPRAEKVTLMTLHAAKGLEFPVVFITGCEEGLIPYYHYNKETQSDISEERRLFYVGLTRTQEKLFLSYAGKRLLFGTRSSQKISPFLQDIGQELKKYEPPFSRKPLARIQDAQLSLFDKN; from the coding sequence ATGATTGGAAAGACAGACATGGAATTTATTGCCGACCTTCATATCCATTCTTACCTTTCCCGCGCTACGGCCAGGAATCTTAACTTGGAGAACTTACACCTTTGGGCGCAGCTTAAGGGGATTACCGTGGTCGGGACGGGGGATTTTACACATCCTCAATGGTTCTCTGAGATCCGGGAAAAACTGGAACCGGCGGAGCCGGGGCTTTTAAAACTAAAGCGTGAACTGGCGAGTAAGGCGGAAGAACAGGTTCCCTCGACCTGCAAGATGCCGGTGCGCTTTCTCCTGAGTGTCGAGATCAGCAATATTTATAAGAAGAACGGCAAGGTACGAAAGGTTCATAATATCGTCTTTTCCCCGGATCTCTCCGTCGCCGAGAAGATTAATGCCCGCCTGGCCCGGATTGGGAATATCCGTTCTGACGGAAGGCCCATCCTGGGGCTTGACTCCAAGGCGCTTCTGGAGACGGTCCTGGATATCTCAGAAGATGCCTTTGTAATTCCGGCCCATATCTGGACCCCCTGGTTTTCGGCGCTCGGTTCCAAATCCGGGTTTGATTCCCTTGAAGAGTGCTTTGAAGAGCTTACGCCCCATATCTTTGCGGCGGAAACCGGCCTTTCCTCTGACCCGGCCATGAACTGGAGGGTATCTAAACTGGACGGGGTGACCCTGGTATCCAATTCTGACGCCCATTCTCCGGCAAATCTGGGACGTGAAGCGAACCTTTTTGACACGGGACTTTCTTACTTTGCTATGAGGGATGCCTTAAAGACCGGCGACCCCGGCCGGTTTTTGGGGACCATTGAGTTCTTTCCTGAAGAAGGGAAGTACCATTTTGACGGCCACCGAAAATGTGCAACCCGGCTTTCTCCACGAGAAACCATGGGCTGCAAGGGACTCTGCCCGGTCTGCGGTAAGCCGGTAACCATAGGGGTAATGTATCGCGTGGAGGAGCTGGCCGACCGCAATGCAGGGCAAAAGCCGGAGAAAACGCATCCATTCACCAGTCTGATTCCATTGACAGACATTCTGTCGGAGGTATTGAGATGCGGGCCAAAAAGCAAAAAAGTGCAAACGTCCTACCATCAACTTTTAAGGACGCTTGGGCCGGAGCTTGACATCCTCAGGAAGTGTCCTCTGAGCGATATTGAGAGTGAAGGCTCGCCAACCTTGGCTGAAGCGATCCGGAAGATGAGGGGCCGGGAGGTGCATATCGATCCCGGGTATGATGGCGAGTACGGTAAGGTTCGTCTATTTACGGATGAAGAACTGACCCGGCTATCCCGGCAGCAGTCTCTGTTTCAAGCGCCTGGGGAGACGCCCATGTCTCAAAAAGAGGTAAGGGATAATGATAAATACTTTTTATCTGAACCGCCTCCTCCCCCTCTTCCATCACTGCCACCAACACAAGAAAACGTATTATTTTCTACTCAAGATACCTCGCGGACTGAAGGCCCCTTTTTGAACATCCTAAATTCAATTCAGCGCGAAGCGGTACGGCATGCAGGCAGACCTCTTTTGATTGTGGCCGGACCCGGGACAGGAAAGACGCGTACCATCACCCATCGCATAGCCTATTTACTCTCACACCATATCGCGCAGCCGGAACAGATACTGGCGGTTACCTTTACCAACAAGGCCGCGGAAGAGATGAGGGATCGCCTGACCTCACTCATTAAGGATTCAAATGTCCTAAAAGAGTTAACCATCAAGACCTTTCACGCCTTATGCCTTGATATCCTAAGGAGGGATGGCGGGCCGGTCGGGGTAAATAAACCTTTTACCATCCTGACCGGGGCGGATCAAGACTATCTGATCAAGGGTCTTTTGCCTTCTGATTGCAGCCTGAGAAAGGTAGGCGAGGCCATTTCTAAAGCGAAACAGAATCTCCTCTCTCCAGGAGACGACTGGGAGGACATAGCTGTAGATATCCCACGGGATTTGTTTGGCCGGATTTATGAGGCTTATCAGCGGGCGCTCGATGAGGCCCATCTCCTCGATTTTGAGGATCTGATTTTTAAGGTGGTGCGACTCCTTGAGGGTCACGAGGCTACCCGGGCGAAGTATCAGAAGAGATTTCGTTTTATTTCCGTGGACGAGTATCAGGACATCAATTATGCCCAGTACCGGCTCATCCGGCTCATGGCCCCTTCAACCCACGACCTTTGTGTTATCGGCGACCCGGATCAGGCGATTTATGGTTTCAGAGGATCATCAGTTCGATATTTTCATAAGTTTCAGGAGGATTATCCAACGGCCAAGTTCCTCCGCCTGGAGCAGAATTATCGCTCTACAGAGACGATACTGCGGGCGTCGAGGCAGGTGATCGGGGGAGGTGATGTCCGGGAAGGCCTCTGGTCCGGTATCCAGGGGACACGCTGGCTAACTATTGCGCAGTTGCCTACGGAGAAGGCTGAGGCCGAGTTTGTGGTTAAGAGCATCGAGACAGAGGTCAGAGGGATCAGCCACTTTTCTATGGAAAGCAGAAAAATCGATACTTCAGAAGAGGGCGGCGAACGGAGTTTTTCCGATTTTGCCGTACTTTACCGGATTAACGAGCAGGGAAAGGCCCTGGAAGAGGCGTTCATCCGTTCAGGGATTCCATTCCAGAGAGTGGGGAAAGAAAAGATCGTGGACCGGAAGGGGACAGCTCAACTCCTTTTTTGTTTAAGGACGCTGGAGCCTTTCGGGTGCGGTCTGGACAGGTTGGAGTTTTTCAATAGAAAGCGGATACAGGGCCTTAAAGATGGGTTGAACCCGCTGGAAATAACATTAAAAGGAAAGACCGTTCGAGAAAAATTGAAGCGGATTTACGAAGACGTTGATCTCTTTCGTAATCTGTCAAAAGAGGCAGAATTCCAGGAAGATATATGCTATCTCCTATCTTTTTCTGAACGGTTTGGAGACAATGTTTCGGATTTTCTCACCCAGCTGGCCCTTCAGGGTGAAGCAGACCTCTATGACCCTAGGGCAGAAAAGGTAACCCTGATGACCCTCCATGCCGCTAAGGGCCTGGAGTTCCCGGTGGTATTCATTACCGGCTGCGAAGAGGGCCTGATCCCCTACTACCACTATAATAAAGAGACACAGTCGGATATTTCAGAGGAGAGGAGACTGTTTTATGTGGGGTTGACTCGGACGCAGGAAAAGCTCTTTCTGAGCTACGCCGGGAAACGCCTGCTTTTCGGCACAAGGTCATCACAAAAAATCTCTCCTTTTCTGCAGGATATAGGGCAGGAGCTCAAAAAGTACGAACCCCCTTTTTCCAGAAAACCGTTGGCAAGAATTCAAGATGCGCAACTTAGCCTTTTTGATAAAAATTAG
- a CDS encoding (Fe-S)-binding protein, with protein MGYYDREELPRVNYKPPREDWMDTKPEFKIGNFIYPAKPKNLKYVGLPNPREWAPMDEDWKLPPNWKEILLEGMAERLEKYRSFRLFMDICVRCGACADKCHFFIGGGDPKNMPVLRAELLRSVYRKNFTTAGKILGRLAGARDLTYDVVKEWFFYFFQCTECRRCSVFCPYGIDTAEITMIGRELLNLIGLNVNWILEPVANCYRTGNHMGIQPHAYKEMTEFLLEDAEAITGVKIEPDFNRKGAEILFITPSGDIFGDPGTYTFMGYHILFHYLKSMGLDLTWSTYASEGGNFGLFTSHEMIKRLNAKMYAEAKRLGVKWILGGECGHMWRVINQYMDTMNGPADFLEEPVSPITGTKFENANSTKMVHICEFTADLIKHNKLKLDPSRNDHITATFHDSCNPARAMGFFEEPRYVIQSVCNKFYDMPENTIREQTFCCAGGAGLGTDEMMEMRLRGGLPRGNAVQYVHEKHGVNHLACICAIDRATLVTLCNYWAPQVTVTGVHEMVGNALILDGEQKRTTDLRGRPLKGMEEEADV; from the coding sequence ATGGGTTATTACGACCGCGAGGAGTTACCGAGGGTCAATTATAAACCGCCTCGAGAAGACTGGATGGATACCAAGCCGGAGTTCAAGATCGGCAATTTTATCTATCCGGCAAAGCCAAAGAATCTGAAGTATGTCGGCCTCCCGAACCCGCGGGAATGGGCACCGATGGATGAGGACTGGAAGCTGCCTCCCAATTGGAAAGAGATTCTCCTCGAAGGGATGGCCGAGCGGCTGGAAAAGTATCGTTCCTTCCGGCTCTTTATGGATATCTGCGTAAGATGCGGCGCCTGTGCGGACAAGTGTCATTTCTTCATAGGCGGCGGAGACCCCAAGAATATGCCGGTTCTGAGGGCGGAGCTTCTCCGTTCGGTATACAGAAAGAATTTTACTACTGCCGGAAAGATCCTGGGGAGGCTGGCCGGGGCCAGAGACCTCACCTATGACGTAGTAAAAGAGTGGTTCTTTTACTTTTTTCAGTGTACGGAATGTCGGCGCTGTTCGGTATTTTGCCCCTACGGCATTGATACGGCAGAGATCACCATGATCGGCCGGGAACTCCTTAACCTGATCGGACTTAACGTCAACTGGATACTCGAGCCCGTGGCGAATTGTTACCGGACGGGAAACCATATGGGCATTCAGCCCCATGCCTACAAGGAGATGACCGAATTCCTCCTCGAAGATGCAGAAGCCATAACCGGTGTCAAGATAGAGCCGGACTTTAACCGGAAGGGCGCAGAAATCCTCTTTATAACCCCTTCGGGCGACATCTTCGGCGATCCCGGTACTTATACCTTCATGGGGTACCATATCCTGTTTCATTACCTTAAGAGTATGGGTTTGGACCTTACCTGGAGCACTTATGCCTCTGAGGGCGGGAACTTCGGCCTATTTACCTCACATGAGATGATAAAGAGGCTTAATGCCAAGATGTATGCCGAGGCCAAAAGGCTGGGGGTGAAATGGATCCTGGGTGGGGAGTGCGGCCACATGTGGCGGGTAATTAACCAGTACATGGACACCATGAACGGCCCGGCCGATTTCCTGGAGGAACCGGTCTCTCCCATTACCGGCACTAAATTTGAAAATGCCAATTCCACCAAGATGGTACACATCTGTGAATTTACCGCCGACCTTATCAAACACAATAAATTAAAACTGGATCCGAGCCGAAACGATCACATAACGGCAACCTTCCATGACTCCTGTAATCCGGCCCGGGCTATGGGATTCTTTGAGGAGCCGCGCTACGTCATCCAGAGCGTATGTAATAAGTTCTATGATATGCCTGAGAATACTATCCGGGAGCAGACCTTCTGCTGCGCAGGGGGGGCCGGACTGGGTACGGACGAGATGATGGAGATGAGACTGCGGGGTGGGTTGCCCAGAGGAAACGCGGTACAGTATGTCCACGAGAAGCACGGGGTGAACCATCTGGCCTGTATCTGTGCTATTGACCGGGCTACTCTGGTGACGCTGTGTAATTACTGGGCTCCTCAGGTGACGGTCACTGGCGTTCATGAGATGGTGGGCAATGCCTTGATCTTGGATGGGGAGCAGAAGAGAACAACAGATTTGCGTGGCCGACCCCTGAAGGGAATGGAGGAAGAAGCTGATGTATGA